The Candidatus Hydrogenisulfobacillus filiaventi sequence GCCGACCGCCACCTGCGCGACCCGGAAGGCGTGGGCTATTTCGACCAGATCGAACGCCCCCAGGCCCAGGGCCGGCTGCGGCATCGTCAGAAGCTGGTGTCCGAGAATGCCGGCTTGGGGCTGGTGCTGCACCGCCTGGGGTCCATCACCGAGGACGAGGAACTCATGGACCGGGCCGAGGCCCTCATCGCCGCCTTCTCCCCTGCAGCCCAGCAGCAGGGAGCCTTTGCCGCCGCGTGGGCCCTGGCCGCGGACCGCACCGCCGCCCCGCCCCTGACCGCCACGGTGGTGGAATCGCCCACCCGTTCCGGCCGGGAACTGCGGCAGGCGGCCTTCGGCATCTTCGACCGCAACCGGGCCCTGCGCACCCTGGCCACCGACGACCCCGCCTTTGCCGCCAGCGGCTTCCCCGACCTGCCGATGCCCGCCCTCTACCTCTGCCGGGGATCGGCTTGTGCCCAGCCCGTGACCAGCCCGGAGGGCATCCTGGGAGCGCTGGAACAGCTGGCGGGCATGGCGGCGGCCCCGCAAGTGCGCGAGGGCTAGGCCGTCCCCGCACGAGAGGAGGCCCCGCATGCGCACCGTCGAGTTCGCCCCTGGCATCACCCTGCCCGCTATCGCCCAGGGTACCTGGCACCTAGGCGAGGACCCCACCCGCCGCCGGGAGGAGGTGGCGGCCCTGCGGGCCGGCATCGACCTGGGACTGACCGTCATCGACACGGCAGAGATGTACGCCGACGGTGAGGCGGAACGGGTGGTGGCCGAGGCCATCGCCGGCCGCCGGGAGGAGGTGTTCCTGGTCAGCAAGGTCTGGCCCACTCATGCCCGCCGCGACCTGGTAATGCGGGCCGCAGAAGGTTCGCTGGCACGGCTGGGCACCGACCATCTCGACCTCTACCTGCTGCACTGGCCCACCCTGCGGGTCCCGCTGGAGGAAACCCTCGACGCGCTGGTCACCCTGGTCCGGCAGGGGAAGACCCGCGCCATCGGCGTCTCCAACTTCCCCGCCGCCTGGTTCCGCCGCGCCCAGACCCTGCTGCCGCTGGACGTGCCGCTGCGGGTGGACCAAGTCCCGTATTCCCCGGCCGACCGCCGCGCCGAGCGCGACCCCCTCCCGGCCGTGCGGGAGGCCGGCGCCCTCCTGATGGGCTGGGGCCCCCTCAAGTTCGTCAACCAGGCCGCCAGCCCCGCGGCGCGGGCGGTGCTGGAGACGGTGGCCGTCCGTCACGGGCGCAGCTGGCAGCAGGTGGTCCTCAACTGGGTCACCACCCATCCCGGGGTGCAGGCCATCGCCAAAGCCGCCAATCCGGCCCATACCCGCGCCAACGCGGCGGCCACCGACTTCGAGCTGACGCCCGGAGACTTGGCGGAGATTGAGGCTGCCTTTCCCCTGCCGGAGCACGGGCTGGAGCTGGAGACCATGGACTAGTTCCGGGTCTCCGGCTCCTCCGCCACCTCCAGGCGGGGGGCATCGCCCCACAGCCGCTCGAGGTCGTAATAGCGCCGCTCCGCCTCGGTGAAGATGTGCACCACCACCGACCCGTAGTCGAGCAGGACCCACTCCGCCCGGCCCTGCCCGCTGCGGGCCAGTTTGTGCGCCCCCGCCGCGTCCAGCGCCTCCTCGATGTGGTCGGCAAGGGCCGCCACCTGCAAGGCGGTGCGGCCGGAGACGATGACGAAGAAATCGGCCACCAGCGTCACCGGCCGCATGTCCAGGATACGGACATCCTCCCCTTTGTGGCGCAGAGCGGTCGCGGCCGCCAGCTGCGCCCATTCCTCGGCGGCGTCCCCCGCCGGCCTCACTGCCCGTTGCGTCCGCTCGATGGTCTCCCGTCCCCCTTCTGCTTCCCCCGCCGCCGCCAGCGCCGCCAGGGTGCGGGGATGCAGGCGGACGCCCCGCCGCCGGTAGAAGGCGGCCGACGCCTCCAGCACCGCCCGGTAGCCCTGGCCCAGGTCGTGCAGGGCCAACCGCTCCAGCGCCCCGCGGCCGGAATAGCGGCGGCCCGGCTCCACCGCATCCGCCACGTACAGCGCCTGTGCCAATAACCCTACGCCAGGGGCGGCGGTGGTATGAAACCGCACCGCCTCCTGGACCGCCGGGCCCCCCAGCCCCCATTCCTGCAGCCAGGCCGCCGCCACCGGCCCGTGCAGCAGGACGGGAGCCTCCGTTTCCCAGGCGTCCGGCTGCCAGCCCAGGCGGGCGGCTTCGGCCAGCAGCGCCGCCGGTGCCCACTCCCGCGCCAGGTCATGGGCCCAGGCGGCGAGGGCTGCCGCTTCCGGATCCTGCCCGCTGCGCGCCGCCCAGGCAGCCATCCAGGCCGCCACCCGGGCCACGTGGGCCCGCCGGCCGGCACTCAGCCGCTCCAGGGCCCGGGCCACCGGCGGCCACTTCCCGGGCTCCGGCACCGTTTCCGCCATGGCACCCCCCGTTATTGTACCTTCCCGTCCGTTCCACCAAAAAAAGCCCCGGAGGGCTTTTTTGGCGGCCGGGAGCAGCACTCCCTAGTACCGGCTCTGACGGGGACGCGCCTCGTTCACAATAATGTCGCGACCGCCCAGCTGGGTGCCGTTCAGGGCCTCCACCGCCCGGTCCGCGTCCTCCTCCTCCACCTCCACAAATCCGAAACCCCGCGAGCGGCCGGTCTCCCGGTCGGTGATGATGCGGGCGCTAACAACGTGCGCGTGCTGCGAGAAGGCTGCCACCAGCTGGTCCTCGGTCGTCGACCACGGCAGATTGCCCACGTAAAGGGTGCGCGTCATGATACAGCGAACCTCCCTGTTGCCCTGCCCCTCATCGGCGGCGGAGGTCGGGTGGCGGGGTCGCCCGCCCCTCCCCGTCGTGCGAATCCGAAGCGTAGAGCCTGTTCTTGTAGATATAGTTTTCCACCGCCTCGGGCAGCAGGTACCGGATGGATAGCCCTGCCCGCAGGCGTTCCCGGATCTGGCTGGATGAGATCGCCAAGGCCGGTACTTCCAGAGGGTGAATACGCGCCCTATGCGCGGGACCGAGGCGGGACTCCATCGCCTTGAGTCGGGAGAGGGAGTACCCGGGGCGGCTGGCGGCAATCAGATGGGCGTACTCGAAAATGTCCTCTGGCGCATGCCAGGATGCGATCTCTAGAATAGCATCCGCGCCGCTGATAAAGTACCAGTCAACGTCCGGTCCCAGGCGGTGAAAATGAGCCAGCGTGTCGCTTGTATACGACGGCCCGGCCCGGTCGATCTCCACCCGGGAGAGATCGAAGTGCGGATTCGGCGTGATGGCCAGGAAGGTCATCAGATACCGATCCTCGGCCGGGGCCACGAAAGCCGCCGACTTATGAGGCGGCATCCCCGAGGGGATGAAGATGACCTGCTCCAGTCCGAAGGCATCCCGGGCCGCTTCCGCGGCCACCAGGTGCCCGTAATGGATGGGGTTGAAGGTCCCGCCCATAAGGCCGATGGCCCGACGCTTTCCGCTCATTATTCTAGTCTATTCTCCGTTCTTACGGATTTTTCCTGCTGCCGGACCCGGTGGCTGCAATTTTTGTTACGCATTCTCATTATCCTCCACCAGGCCGCCATCCCGCCAGCGGAAAATACCCTCGCCTACCCGCACCGCACTGCCCTCCGGCACCCCCGCCCGCTGGAGGGCCTCCGGCACCCGCCGCCGCCGCAGGTATTCCAGGAAGTAGCGCTCCGCCTCCGGATTCCCCCACAGCACGCGCTGGGCACGCGCCGCCACGTCCCCCTCCAGGCGGACCCCGCCCTCGGGGTCGGGCACAATCCGGTAACCGGCTGCCGGCAGCACCACCCGCGGCACCGGCTCCGGCGCCGGGGGCGGCGGCAGCCGGTCCAGCTGCCGCCGGACCTCCCACATGAGGGAGTCCACCCCCTCCCCGGACAGGGCCGAAATCCGGAAGCAGCGCCCGGCCAGCTCGGGATGGGCCGCCTCAAAGGCGTCGGCGCGGGCCGCCGCCTCCGGCAGGTCGATCTTGTTGAGCGCCACCAGCTCCGGACGGGCGGCCAGGTCCGCCGAAAAGGCCGCCAGCTCCCGACGGATGGCGGCATAGGCCTCCCCGGGGTCGCGGGCCAGGGGGGAGACGTCCAGGAGGTGCACGAGCAGGCGGGTGCGCTTGAGATGGCGCAGGAACTGGTCACCCAGCCCGGCCCCCGCGTGGGCGCCCTCGATGAGCCCCGGGACGTCGGCGATGACGAAGCCCTCCCCCCAGGCGCCGACCATACCCAGGTTGGGCACCAGGGTGGTGAAGGGGTAATCGGCAATCTTGGGCCGGGCAGCCGAGACCCGGCTGATGAGGGTGGACTTGCCCACGTTGGGATAGCCCACCAGGCCCACGTCCGCCAGCAGGTTGAGTTCCAGCCGCACCCAAAAGGCCTCCCCCGGACTACCGCGCTCGGCAATGCGGGGCGCCCGATGTACTGAGCTGGCAAAGCGGGCATTGCCCCGTCCGCCCTGCCCGCCGCGGGCGATTACCACCCGCTGCCCGGGCCGGGTCAGGTCGGCCAGTAGCTCGCTGGAGCCGGACTCGTCCTCGCGGTAGATGAGGGTCCCCGGCGGGACCCGGATGATGACGTCCGCCCCGTCCCGGCCGTGGCGGTTGGAGCCTTCGCCGGGCCGCCCCGCCTCCGCCCGGTAGTGGCGCTGGTGCCGGAAGTCCAGGAGGGTGCTGAGGCCGGGATCCACCACCGCCACTACGTCCCCGCCCCGCCCGCCGTCCCCGCCGGCCGGCCCCCCCATGGGGATGTACTTCTCGCGGCGGAAGGCGACGGCACCGTTGCCGCCCGCCCCCGCCTGGACAAAAATGCGGACCTCGTCCACAAACATGCCGCCGGCGGTGCTCATGCGTGTTGCGCCTCCTTCAGCCGGCGAAATCCCGTCCCTGCCAGATCGCATCGGTCCCCCGGCGCTGCCAGCGCCCGCCCGGCATCCCGCACCAGCGCGGCGGCAGCCGCCCGGCCCCTTCCACCTCCAGGCGGGGGCCCTGGGCCCAGGCCAGGCGCACCGTGCCGGGGCCGGTCCCGAGGGCGGCGCGCAGGGCCAGCAGCAGGCCCAGGCTGGCCCCCCAGCCCAGGCGGGCCGGCGGGGCCGCATCGTAGACCAGGCGCACGCCGCGGGCGGCGTAAGCCCGCTCCAGATCCACCCAGGCCGGAAGCAGGAAGGGAGAGACGCGCCGCCACCATTCCGCCTGGCAACGCGTCTCTCCCATCCGTCCTTCCAGCAGCGCCAGCGCCCGCTCCGGCCGGCCCAGCTCCAGCCAGCCGGCCAGCGCCTGCAGGTCATTGGCCTGGCGGTGGCGCAGCTGCCGGGCCACCTCCACCGACGGCGGCCATACCCGCCGACCCAGGATCCAGCCCGTCACCCACAGGCCGACCCCGGCACAGCCCCAGCGCAGGTTGCCGTGGGCCCAGATCACCCCGGCGGCCGCCGCCAGCCACAGCAGGCCGTCCCAATAGCGGGCAACGGCTTTCACATCCGGGTTTCCTGCACCGGGATGACCTCCACCACCCGGCGCTGCCCCATCATCTTGCGCTTGAACGACACCCGGCCCTCGGTGAGGGCAAACAGGGTGTAGTCCCGCCCCAGGCCGACGTTGGCCCCGGGGTGAAAGTGGGTGCCCCGCTGGCGCACGATAATGGTCCCCGGCTTCACCAGGGTGCCGTCATGCGCCTTGACCCCCAGGTACTTGGGGTTGGAATCGCGCCCGTTCCGGGTGCTCCCGCCGCCCTTCTTGTGGGCGAACAACTGCAGCCGCATGCTTTTCGCCTCCCTTCCCTTCCAGCCTCCGGCCTAGGGGGCGTCACCGCCCGCCCCGCCCTCCCAGCGCACATAGCGCGGCTGGGTGTCCGCCAAGTCCTTGAGCCCGGCCACAATGACCGCCACCGCTGCCCGCCCGTCGGCGGGAAAGGTGGGATCGAAGCGGAAGCGGGCATCCCCTTCCGCCACCTGCGCCTCCCACCCCGGCACATCGATGGCCTTGAGCCCGATGTGCAGGGTCTCCACCAGGGCGGACACGGCCGCACAGACCAGGTCCTCCCCCTTGGGGGCGGCCCCGGCATGGCCGCTGACGCGCAGCTCGCGGACCACCCGGCCTTCGCCGCGGACCCGCACCGTAATCATCGCTAGCGCGCCAGTTCGATGCGCTCCACCCGGATCCGGGTGTAGGACTGCCGGTGGCCCCGGCGCCGGCGGTAGTTGGCCTTGGGCTTATATTTGAAGATCCGGATCTTGGGCCCCCGGAACTGCCGCAGCACGGTGGCCACCGCCTGGGCCGCGGGAACGTAGGGCGCCCCCACGGTCAGCCCGCCCTCATCGTCAGCCACCAGCAGCAGCCGGTCGAGACGGATGGTCTCGCCCTCCTCCGCCGGCAGCTTCTCCACGTCCAGGACCGTGCCCGGTTCCACCCGGTACTGTTTGCCGCCGGTCTCGATTACCGCATACACCGCTTCGCGTCACGCTCCCCACGGGTGGGCCCTTTGTACGGCCGCCGGAAAAATGTCCGCTAGATGTTACCACGCCGGCCCGGAGCCTGTCAAACCTCGCCCGGGGCCGCCGGCGGCCCTTCGGAGGCGGGCGCGGCCCCTTCGGGGGCCGGGGGTGTCTTGCGCCCGCGGCGGCGGCCGGAGGTCCGCCGGGCCGGCGGCGCCTCGTCCCGGGCCGCGGCCGTCTCCGGCAGGGGCAGTGCCAGGGGCGGCAGTCCCGGCGCCTCCACCAGGCGGGCGGTGGCAAAGGTGCGCAAAACGCGCGTCACCTCTACCGCCACCTGCTCACCCACCAGCCCGCCCGCCCCCTGCACGTCGATCACATACCCCTCCCGACGGGCGATGCCGTCCTCGGGATTGGTGGCATGGCGGTCCTCCACCGTGAGGGTCAGGCGCTCGCCTTCCCGGACGGGCAGGGCCAGGGCCTCCACCTCGGCGCGGGTACCCAGCTTGCGGATGCGCAGGTCGGTAAGGGCACAGTCCTGGGAACCGCGGATGAAGACGGTCTTGCCCGCCTCCCGTTCCAGTTCCTTGAGGTTGCTGCCCCCCGGGCCGATGAGATGGGCGGCCACACTGGGATGAGCCTCCGCCAGCACCGCCTCCGCCCCGCTTTCCCGCAGGCGGGCGAGGATGCGTTGCCGGAACCGGCGCGCCAGCACCGACTCCGAGAGCACGTGCCCGCGGCCTTCGCACTGGGGACAGATGCGGGTCAACTGGTTGAGCAGGCTTTCCCGCACCTTCTTGCGGGTCAGCTCCAACAGGCCCAGCCGGGTCAGGCCCAGCACCGTCACCCGGGTGCGGTCCCCGCGCAGGGCGGCCTGGAAGGTGCGGATGACCTCCTTCTGGTCCTCCTCCCGTTCCATATCGATGAAGTCGATGACCACGATCCCGCTGATGTCCCGCAGCCGCAGCTGGCGGGCGATCTCCACCGCCGCCTCGCGGTTGGTGTTGAGCACCGTGTCGGCCAGGTCGGTGGTCCCCACGTTCTTGCCGGTGTTGACGTCGATAACGGTCAGGGCCTCGGTCTCGTCGATGACCAGATAGCCGCCGCAGCGCAGCCAGACCCGCCGTTTCAAGGCACGGTCCAGCTCCGCCTCCACCCCCCGGGCCTCAAAGAGCGGGACCTCCCCGCTGTAATACTCCAGCCGGTTCAGCAGCTCCGGGGACAAGGCGGCGGTGATCTCCCGCGCCCGCAGATAGGCTTGGGGGTCATCGACGATGAAGCGGTCGACGCTCTCGTCCAGGTGATCGCGGATGGTACGCCCGATGAGGCTGGCCTCCCGGTGGAGGACAGCCGGGGCTTTGGCCGTGCGGGCCTTCTGCCGGATCCGCGCCCACAGGCGGCGCAGGTAGGCCAGGTCGCGGGCCAGCTGCCGCTGGGAGGCCCCCTGGGCCACCGTCCGCACGATCAGCCCCATCCCCCGCGGCCGCAGCTTCTGGGCCAGGGCCCGCAGGCGTTCCCGCTCCGCCGCCCGTTCGATGCGCCGCGAGACCCCGATGGTCTCCGAGTAGGGGGTCAGGACCAGGTAACGGCCGGGAAGACTGATGTTGGTGGTGACGCGGGCCCCTTTGGTGCCGATGGGCTCCTTGGCGACCTGCACCACCACTTCCTGGCCGACCTTGAGCACCTCCTGAATCGGCTGCCCCCGCCGCCGGTCCCGGGCCTCGGCGTTGGCATCATCCACATACAGGAAGGCGTTCTTGTCCAGCCCCAGGTTGACAAAGGCCGCCCGCATCCCCGGCAGCACGTTCTCGACCCGGCCCTTGTAGATGTTCCCGGCCGCCTGGTCGTCATCGTCGCGGTCGATGTAGAACTCGACCAGTTGCCCGTCTTCCAAAATCGCCAGGCGGCTTTCGCCACCCTCGAAATTTACCAAAAGCTCGCGAAAGGTTTTCGGCTCAGGCTCGCCGGGGCTGTCCAGCTCCTCTGTCTCCGGCCGGATCTCCTCGCCGGCCTCGTGCTCGACGGCGGCGGGTCCCGACGCCGGCGCTGCCCCCCAGCGGCGACGTTTACGCCGTGTCATGCCATGCCCCTTCTTTCTGCCTGGGGTACATCCCGTCTCCCGCCCCGGACCCCCTTCCCCGACCGGGCCGGGGTGTCGCGGCGTCTCCCTCCCTCCCGGCGGCCTCCGAAAAAATTGCCAAGGACCCTTTTTCATCATAGGAATCCGTCCCCGGCCCGTCAACGAAGGGGGGGAGGGGCCAGCAGGCGGGCCACCGGCACCTCCGGCCCGTAACGGGTCAATCCCTCCCAGAGGGCCGCCTCCATCAGGCTGCCCAGAACCTGGAGGTTCTCATCCAGCACCGTCACCCGGTGCACCCGGCCCTGGCGCATCGCCGCCAGCACCGCCCGCAGGGGCGCGTCCGCCGCCACCGCCAGGTCCTCCAGCGGCCAGACCGGCCGCCGCCGGAACGCCAGGGGACGAAGGGCCAGGTCCCGCGCCACCCAGTAGGCGGGGCCCGCCTCCTGGACCCCCGCCGCCCAATACAGGAAGGCGGCGAAGACCCAGACCTGCGGGAGGATCCGGCCCAGGGCCGCAGCCAGCAGGCCGAGGCCGGCCAGCCCCAGGGCCAGGGCCTGTCCCGCCCGGCGCGTGCGGCGGGCCGCCGCCCGGTAGCCGATCCGCCCCCCCCAGTACGCTCGCAGGAGGGTTCCCCCGTCCAGCGGGGCCACCGGCAGCAGGTTGACCAGGCCCAGGGCCAGGTTGAGATGAATAAAAGTCTCCAGCCGGGCCGGCGCCCACCCCAGGGCGCGGCCGCCGGTCTCCAGCGCAGCCGCCAGCAGCAGGTTCTCCAAGGGGCCGGCGAGGGCAACCAGCCCCTGCACCGGCCCCGCCTCCCCCGCCAGCCCCGGCACCTCGGCATGGGCGCCCGCCGGACCCAGTTCCACCCGGCTGACCGGCAGCCCGAAGCCCCGGGCGACCACCACGTGCGCCAGCTCGTGCAGGGTCACCGCCAGCAGCGCCGGCAAGAGGTCCTCCAGCTGGCCGCCGGCCGCCGCCGCGGCCAGGACCACCAGCAGGAGCGGGTGCACCCCCCAGCGCAGCGCTCCCGCGCCCGGTGTCCGGGTCACCCCCGCGCCGCCCTCAGGGCCGCCAGGCCGGCCCGAATACCCCGCGGGCCAGCGGGTCGACCGGCAGCCCCTGCACCGTCACCGCCACCCAGAGGCCGTGGCCGCCCAGGGTGCCCACCGTCCCCGGCAGCCGCCGGCCGGGGCGCACCGCCGCCTGCACCAGGCCGCCGTACATGATGCGAGTGCCCGCTGCCCCGGCCGGGGCCTCCTCCACCACCCAGGGACCGGCCGCCGCCGACCGTTCCACCGCCACCACCCGGCCCGACACCGGAATGCCGAGGGCGGTCCCCGCCGGCGCCTGCACCCACACCCCCTCCGCAAATCCGGCGCCGGCCGTCCGGCCTTGCCAGCCGAAGGCGGTGCGGAGCCGGGCCCCGGCCAGGGGCGCCGGCCAACGGCCGCCGGGCGCCGCCGCCTGCGGGGCGGGAGCCGGGGCCGGCCGTACCCACCGGTGCACCAGCGCCGCCCACCCGCGGGGCACCGCCCGGGGGTGCTCATGCATCCAGGCCAGTCCCGCAAACAGCGTCAAGGCGATAATCCACCGCACCCGGGTCCCGATGCGGCCCGGGGGCGCCTGTCCGCCCCAGCCGGGCCGGCCGGGGGGTTCCGGCCCCGACAGCATGGCTCCCGCCTCCCTGCGTCCCTGTGCTGGAACCAGGGTATGCGGACGGGCGGGGGATCAGGACAACCGGCGGCCGCCGTTGCTGCGGCGCCGGGGCCGCCGCACCTTCTCCAGACGTTCCAGCCGGCGCTCCACCCGCAGCAGCACCGCGATCAGGCCCAGCAGCAGGGCGGCATCAAATGCCAGCAGGGCCGCCACCCATCCCCCCATGACCCTACTCCGCCAGGCTGCCGGCCGCCCGCCCCGTGCGGGCCACCGCCGTCTCGGCGAACAGCTGGGCCTCCGCCCGCATGCGTACGTTCAGCAGCAGGCCCAGGGCGGCGGCGTCGGTAAGATAGGCGGAGCCACCGTAGGAGATGAAGGGCAGGGGCACGCCCGCCACCGGCATCACCCCCGCTACCATCCCGGCGCTCTCCAGGACGTGGAAGGCGATGAGGGAGACCACCCCTGCCGCCAATAGACGGCCCAGGCGGTCGCGGGCAAGGCCGGCGGTGTGCATCCCGCGGGCGATGAGCAGGAAGTACAATAGCAGGATGCCCATCGCGCCCACGAAGCCCGCCTGGTCGGCCACCACCGCGAAGATGAAGTCGGTGGAGGCAGCCGGCAGGAAGCTCAGCTGGGAGGTGTGGCCGCCGATGCCGAGGCCCAGCAGCCCGCCCGCCCCGACCGCGATGCGGGACTGGATCTCGTTGAAGCCCGCCCCCAGCGGGGCCTGGTCCGGATGCAGGAAGATCAGCAGGCGTTGCAGCTGATAGTTGTGCATGGGGATGTAGATGTGCCAGGTGAGGTGGGCATAGATCCAGGCCACCACCAGCCCGAAGCCGCCCCCGAAGAGGAGGAGCATACGCCACCCCGGCGCCCCGGCCATGAACAGCATGCCGATGAGGATGGCCAGGAACACCAGGGAGGTGCCCAGGTCGGGCTGCTTAATCACCAGTAGCATGGGCAGGGCCACCAGCGCCAGG is a genomic window containing:
- a CDS encoding ribosomal silencing factor (modular protein) — protein: MAETVPEPGKWPPVARALERLSAGRRAHVARVAAWMAAWAARSGQDPEAAALAAWAHDLAREWAPAALLAEAARLGWQPDAWETEAPVLLHGPVAAAWLQEWGLGGPAVQEAVRFHTTAAPGVGLLAQALYVADAVEPGRRYSGRGALERLALHDLGQGYRAVLEASAAFYRRRGVRLHPRTLAALAAAGEAEGGRETIERTQRAVRPAGDAAEEWAQLAAATALRHKGEDVRILDMRPVTLVADFFVIVSGRTALQVAALADHIEEALDAAGAHKLARSGQGRAEWVLLDYGSVVVHIFTEAERRYYDLERLWGDAPRLEVAEEPETRN
- a CDS encoding protein of unknown function (Evidence 5 : Unknown function), which encodes MGGWVAALLAFDAALLLGLIAVLLRVERRLERLEKVRRPRRRSNGGRRLS
- a CDS encoding Peptidase M50; protein product: MTRTPGAGALRWGVHPLLLVVLAAAAAGGQLEDLLPALLAVTLHELAHVVVARGFGLPVSRVELGPAGAHAEVPGLAGEAGPVQGLVALAGPLENLLLAAALETGGRALGWAPARLETFIHLNLALGLVNLLPVAPLDGGTLLRAYWGGRIGYRAAARRTRRAGQALALGLAGLGLLAAALGRILPQVWVFAAFLYWAAGVQEAGPAYWVARDLALRPLAFRRRPVWPLEDLAVAADAPLRAVLAAMRQGRVHRVTVLDENLQVLGSLMEAALWEGLTRYGPEVPVARLLAPPPLR
- a CDS encoding protein of unknown function (Evidence 5 : Unknown function); its protein translation is MITVRVRGEGRVVRELRVSGHAGAAPKGEDLVCAAVSALVETLHIGLKAIDVPGWEAQVAEGDARFRFDPTFPADGRAAVAVIVAGLKDLADTQPRYVRWEGGAGGDAP
- a CDS encoding Aldo/keto reductase, with product MRTVEFAPGITLPAIAQGTWHLGEDPTRRREEVAALRAGIDLGLTVIDTAEMYADGEAERVVAEAIAGRREEVFLVSKVWPTHARRDLVMRAAEGSLARLGTDHLDLYLLHWPTLRVPLEETLDALVTLVRQGKTRAIGVSNFPAAWFRRAQTLLPLDVPLRVDQVPYSPADRRAERDPLPAVREAGALLMGWGPLKFVNQAASPAARAVLETVAVRHGRSWQQVVLNWVTTHPGVQAIAKAANPAHTRANAAATDFELTPGDLAEIEAAFPLPEHGLELETMD
- the rplU gene encoding ribosomal protein L21 (BL20) (Evidence 2a : Function from experimental evidences in other organisms; PubMedId : 8223574, 12682299, 22720735; Product type s : structure); protein product: MYAVIETGGKQYRVEPGTVLDVEKLPAEEGETIRLDRLLLVADDEGGLTVGAPYVPAAQAVATVLRQFRGPKIRIFKYKPKANYRRRRGHRQSYTRIRVERIELAR
- the rbpE gene encoding Putative RNA-binding protein RbpE (Evidence 3 : Putative function from multiple computational evidences) — its product is MTRTLYVGNLPWSTTEDQLVAAFSQHAHVVSARIITDRETGRSRGFGFVEVEEEDADRAVEALNGTQLGGRDIIVNEARPRQSRY
- the obgE gene encoding ppGpp-binding GTPase involved in cell partitioning, DNA repair and ribosome assembly (Evidence 2a : Function from experimental evidences in other organisms; PubMedId : 10781545, 12682299, 15325267, 15827604, 18689482, 20830302, 24844575, 26951678, 28357361; Product type e : enzyme), giving the protein MSTAGGMFVDEVRIFVQAGAGGNGAVAFRREKYIPMGGPAGGDGGRGGDVVAVVDPGLSTLLDFRHQRHYRAEAGRPGEGSNRHGRDGADVIIRVPPGTLIYREDESGSSELLADLTRPGQRVVIARGGQGGRGNARFASSVHRAPRIAERGSPGEAFWVRLELNLLADVGLVGYPNVGKSTLISRVSAARPKIADYPFTTLVPNLGMVGAWGEGFVIADVPGLIEGAHAGAGLGDQFLRHLKRTRLLVHLLDVSPLARDPGEAYAAIRRELAAFSADLAARPELVALNKIDLPEAAARADAFEAAHPELAGRCFRISALSGEGVDSLMWEVRRQLDRLPPPPAPEPVPRVVLPAAGYRIVPDPEGGVRLEGDVAARAQRVLWGNPEAERYFLEYLRRRRVPEALQRAGVPEGSAVRVGEGIFRWRDGGLVEDNENA
- a CDS encoding protein of unknown function (Evidence 5 : Unknown function) — protein: MLSGPEPPGRPGWGGQAPPGRIGTRVRWIIALTLFAGLAWMHEHPRAVPRGWAALVHRWVRPAPAPAPQAAAPGGRWPAPLAGARLRTAFGWQGRTAGAGFAEGVWVQAPAGTALGIPVSGRVVAVERSAAAGPWVVEEAPAGAAGTRIMYGGLVQAAVRPGRRLPGTVGTLGGHGLWVAVTVQGLPVDPLARGVFGPAWRP
- the rpmA gene encoding ribosomal protein L27 (BL24) (Evidence 2a : Function from experimental evidences in other organisms; PubMedId : 9000630, 9588797, 11399077, 12682299, 14586115, 17981968, 22720735, 24335279, 25388641, 27435445; Product type f : factor), which encodes MRLQLFAHKKGGGSTRNGRDSNPKYLGVKAHDGTLVKPGTIIVRQRGTHFHPGANVGLGRDYTLFALTEGRVSFKRKMMGQRRVVEVIPVQETRM
- the nadD gene encoding putative nicotinate-nucleotide adenylyltransferase (Evidence 3 : Putative function from multiple computational evidences); translation: MSGKRRAIGLMGGTFNPIHYGHLVAAEAARDAFGLEQVIFIPSGMPPHKSAAFVAPAEDRYLMTFLAITPNPHFDLSRVEIDRAGPSYTSDTLAHFHRLGPDVDWYFISGADAILEIASWHAPEDIFEYAHLIAASRPGYSLSRLKAMESRLGPAHRARIHPLEVPALAISSSQIRERLRAGLSIRYLLPEAVENYIYKNRLYASDSHDGEGRATPPPDLRRR
- a CDS encoding Cytoplasmic axial filament protein CafA and Ribonuclease G — protein: MTRRKRRRWGAAPASGPAAVEHEAGEEIRPETEELDSPGEPEPKTFRELLVNFEGGESRLAILEDGQLVEFYIDRDDDDQAAGNIYKGRVENVLPGMRAAFVNLGLDKNAFLYVDDANAEARDRRRGQPIQEVLKVGQEVVVQVAKEPIGTKGARVTTNISLPGRYLVLTPYSETIGVSRRIERAAERERLRALAQKLRPRGMGLIVRTVAQGASQRQLARDLAYLRRLWARIRQKARTAKAPAVLHREASLIGRTIRDHLDESVDRFIVDDPQAYLRAREITAALSPELLNRLEYYSGEVPLFEARGVEAELDRALKRRVWLRCGGYLVIDETEALTVIDVNTGKNVGTTDLADTVLNTNREAAVEIARQLRLRDISGIVVIDFIDMEREEDQKEVIRTFQAALRGDRTRVTVLGLTRLGLLELTRKKVRESLLNQLTRICPQCEGRGHVLSESVLARRFRQRILARLRESGAEAVLAEAHPSVAAHLIGPGGSNLKELEREAGKTVFIRGSQDCALTDLRIRKLGTRAEVEALALPVREGERLTLTVEDRHATNPEDGIARREGYVIDVQGAGGLVGEQVAVEVTRVLRTFATARLVEAPGLPPLALPLPETAAARDEAPPARRTSGRRRGRKTPPAPEGAAPASEGPPAAPGEV
- a CDS encoding protein of unknown function (Evidence 5 : Unknown function), which codes for MKAVARYWDGLLWLAAAAGVIWAHGNLRWGCAGVGLWVTGWILGRRVWPPSVEVARQLRHRQANDLQALAGWLELGRPERALALLEGRMGETRCQAEWWRRVSPFLLPAWVDLERAYAARGVRLVYDAAPPARLGWGASLGLLLALRAALGTGPGTVRLAWAQGPRLEVEGAGRLPPRWCGMPGGRWQRRGTDAIWQGRDFAG